A single genomic interval of Juglans regia cultivar Chandler chromosome 1, Walnut 2.0, whole genome shotgun sequence harbors:
- the LOC109009741 gene encoding uncharacterized protein At4g29660: MASYLWRKYADYLYTKWEKTLLWDMIDPYRRPKSFKPLVTIYIAAFYTGVIGSAITEQLYKEKYWEDHPGEAVPLMRPKFYYGPWKVLKGDVLPPNQ, from the exons ATGGCAAGCTATCTGTGGAGGAAATACGCAGATTATTTGTACACAAAGTGGGAAAAAACTCTACTCTGGGACATGATCGATCCGTACAGGCGACCCAAATCGTTTAAACCTCTTGTTACAATCTATATTGCTGCTTTCTACACTGGAGTAATTGGTTCTGCTATCACTGAACAACTCTACAAG GAGAAGTATTGGGAAGATCACCCTGGGGAAGCCGTCCCTCTAATGAGGCCAAAGTTCTATTATGGACCTTGGAAGGTACTGAAGGGAGATGTCCTTCCACCTAATCAGTGA